The Haloprofundus salinisoli region GAGCAACTCCGAAACTCTGTCCTCCACGTCGTCGCGGGTCCCGAGCTCGTCGACCAGCCCGAGTTCGTGGGCGTCGGTGCCGATGTAGACGCGGGCCTCCGTCTCCCGAATCGTCTCGGGGTCCATCTCCCGCCCTTCGGCGACGCGCTCGACGAAGTGGTCGTAGAGGCGGTCGACGATGCCCTGGAGATACGCTCGCTCGTCGTCGGAGAGTTCCTTCAGCGCCACGCCCGCGTCCTTGTACTTCCCGGCGGCGAAGCGCTCGTAGGAGACGCCCAGCTGCTCGGCGAGTTCGTGGACGTTCACCGACGACCCGATGACGCCGATGCTGCCGACGATGCTCGCCTCGCGCGCCCAGAGTTCGTCGCACCCGCTGGCGATCCAGTAGCCACCGCTGGCGCAGGTGTCGGTGGCGTAGGCGACGGTCGGCCCGTCGAAGTCGAGGGCGGCGTTTCGGATGTCGTCGCTCGGGACGACTTCGCCGCCCGGCGTGTTCAAGCGCAAGAGAAGCGCCTCCGCGCCCCCCTCGTCGGCGCGCTCGATCTGGTCGACGATGTCGTCGGCGGGAGTGCCGACGTTGCCGGCCGGGAGCGGGCCGCGGCCCCCCCGGGAGATGGGTCCCTCGACGGCGACTTCGGCGACGTT contains the following coding sequences:
- the sppA gene encoding signal peptide peptidase SppA; protein product: MNRRIATVERLLVVAIGAVVAALVGWWLFYDVPDSLEDLLGVVLVLATAGVGARVAARIAASRVSSYNVAEVAVEGPISRGGRGPLPAGNVGTPADDIVDQIERADEGGAEALLLRLNTPGGEVVPSDDIRNAALDFDGPTVAYATDTCASGGYWIASGCDELWAREASIVGSIGVIGSSVNVHELAEQLGVSYERFAAGKYKDAGVALKELSDDERAYLQGIVDRLYDHFVERVAEGREMDPETIRETEARVYIGTDAHELGLVDELGTRDDVEDRVSELLDTDAVVQEFEPKQGLTVRLRRGAESVAYALGAGLSSRFDGEGVEFKL